Proteins from a single region of Anticarsia gemmatalis isolate Benzon Research Colony breed Stoneville strain chromosome 30, ilAntGemm2 primary, whole genome shotgun sequence:
- the LOC142985383 gene encoding transmembrane protein 26, with the protein MANVGKVLATIKAVITRLVFACHGIIAIWQVTLFKDDEYWFLASPILLLIFEGVFTLTIKENQEWKWFCPSVFLYLGLVVPAIWLLELHKVDLRLQKKMNHTVVEVSDLYFFADQLLLSNFICPQTEIPIPGATKIPTDMWVTLIEQFLMLTLIVGRWLLPKGDLTRDQLSQLLLVYIGTAADIIEFFDSFKDEKVATEKVLVLLTLAIWSWSLMQFTVVLTATKSRKSRGAANRSDMNSRACCCTIEVCAIIMNIALQDAPFLAFRLLIICHYKIINYMNIFFTCKNTLVILLQIYRLYVLHLETVDEGNGGSVYRKTRRHKSSERKEKKHRLVDTSPANGRRRNIGEKEIDIERCVRVSEMKELIIKCLYVRLGVTSPANGRRRNIGEKEIDIERCMRGSEMEEVIIK; encoded by the exons ATGGCGAACGTAGGTAAAGTTTTAGCGACTATAAAAGCAGTGATCACTCGCTTAGTGTTCGCTTGTCATGGTATAATCGCGATATGGCAAGTGACTCTGTTCAAAGATGATGAATACTGGTTCCTGGCTTCTCCTATATTACTGCTGATCTTCGAAGGAGTTTTCACGCTAACGATCAAAGAGAATCAGGAGTGGAAATG GTTCTGTCCATCAGTCTTCCTGTACCTCGGACTGGTGGTACCAGCGATATGGCTGCTAGAACTACACAAAGTGGACCTCCGTCTCCAGAAGAAGATGAACCATACCGTGGTAGAAGTAAGTGACCTCT actttttcgccgaccaattattattatcaaattttatttgtcCACAGACGGAGATCCCGATCCCTGGAGCGACGAAAATCCCCACAGACATGTGGGTGACTCTTATAGAACAGTTCCTCATGCTGACCCTCATAGTAGGAAGGTGGTTGCTGCCTAAAGGAGACCTGACGAGGGACCAGCTCAGCCAGTTGTTGCTGGTTTATATTG GTACAGCAGCAGACATAATAGAATTCTTCGACTCGTTCAAAGATGAGAAAGTGGCTACAGAAAAAGTCCTAGTCCTCCTCACGCTAGCCATCTGGTCGTGGTCCCTCATGCAGTTCACGGTCGTGCTGACTGCAACGAAAAGCCGCAAGTCTCGGGGGGCAGCAAATAGGTCAGACAT GAACAGCCGTGCTTGTTGCTGCACCATCGAAGTTTGCGCTATAATCATGAACATAGCACTGCAAGATGCGCCGTTCTTAGCCTTCAGACTGCTAATTATTTGTCACTACAAGATTATcaattatatgaatattttcttCACTTGTAAAAATACATTG GTAATTCTACTACAAATATACCGTCTCTACGTGTTACACTTGGAGACGGTAGACGAAGGGAACGGAGGTTCAGTGTACCGGAAGACTAGGAGACATAAGTCCAGCGAACGGAAGGAGAAGAAACATAG ACTAGTTGACACAAGTCCAGCGAACGGAAGGAGAAGAAACATAGGTGAGAAAGAGATAGATATAGAGAGATGTGTGAGAGTGAGTGAGATGAAAGAACTGATCATCAAATGTTTGTACGTAAGACTAGGAGTCACAAGTCCAGCGAACGGAAGGAGAAGAAACATAGGTGAGAAAGAGATAGATATAGAGAGATGTATGAGAGGGAGTGAGATGGAAGAAGTGATCAtcaaatga